From one Sparus aurata chromosome 16, fSpaAur1.1, whole genome shotgun sequence genomic stretch:
- the c16h5orf63 gene encoding glutaredoxin-like protein C5orf63 homolog, with protein sequence MFFLKTLPLSRPAAVQLLRLFSTNTLPTLTLFTKDPCPLCDEAKEVLEPFRHRFVLQQVDITVPENSVWFDRYRWDIPVFHLNGQFVMKHRVDVVLLDKLLQDAEAQET encoded by the exons ATGTTTTTCCTGAAGACTCTTCCTCTGAGTCGACCTGCAGCTGTGCAGCTCCTCCGCCTGTTTTCTACCAACACTTTAcccactctcactctctttacTAAG GATCCATGTCCTCTGTGTGATGAAGCTAAAGAAGTGCTGGAGCCGTTCAGACACCGG TTTGTCTTGCAGCAGGTGGACATCACCGTCCCGGAGAACAGCGTGTGGTTCGACAGGTACAGATGGGACATACCTGTCTTCCACTTGAACGGGCAGTTTGTTATGAAACATCGCGTGGATGTCGTCTTGTTGGACAAACTGCTGCAGGACGCGGAGGCGCAGGAGACATGA